CCTCCCCGCGCGGGTCGCCTTCGCATCGCTGGAGGCGCTGGCGTCGCTCGAGGCACTCGAGGCCATTCCGACGCTCGGTCCTCTCGATGCATTCGAAGGACTCTCGGCGCTGGGCCGCCTGCGCGATGTCGAAAGGCGCCTGCCGCCGGAGGGCTGGCTGCCGCAGGATCCGGCAGACTCGCTGTGGCGTGCCGCGCGAGAAGCGCTCGACGACGGCGATCCCCGGCGTGCCGCCGAGCTCTACCGCCGGCTGCGCACGGAGCGGCGCTTCGCCAGCTCGTCGTATCGGTCCCACGCATACTACTGGGAGGCGTATGCCCGTCACCGCGTCGGCGGCGCGTCGGAGCTGCGCAGTGCGCTCGCCACGCTCGAGGGACTCCGTCGCACGTATCCACGGTTCGAGAACATGGTGGAAGTCGAGCGACTTCAGACGCGAATCACGGGGGATCTGGCAGGCACCGGCGATCCTGCAGCCGCAACGCGTCAGGCGGAGCAGGCGCGACGTGCAGCCGCGCCTTCGGGTCAGCAGTGTCCGGACCAGGAGACGCGCGTCACAGTAGTGGAATCGCTCATCACGATGTCGTCGGCGCAGGCAATGCCTCTGTTGAAGCAGGTGATGGCGAACCGCAACGCGTGCAATGCACCGCTCCGCGAGAAGGCTGTGTTCATCATCTCACAGAAGGGCTCGAGCGAGGCCGAAGACCTGCTGCTCGATGCCGCGCGGAACGATCCCGATCCGAAGGTGCGCGAGCAGGCGGTGTTCTGGCTCTCGCAGGTGAATTCGGAGAAGTCGCTCGTGGCGATCGAGGAAATCCTGCGTACGGCGACGGACGAGAAGCTGATGGAGCAGGCCGTGTTTGCGGTGTCGCAGCACAGGAGTGCACGCGCGGCGCAGATGCTTCGCGACATTGCCAGGCGCAGCAATGCACCGACCGAGGCACGCAAGAACGCGATCTTCTGGCTCGGCCAGAGCCGCGGCTCCGATGTGAACACGTTCATGCGCGAGCTTTACGGCTCCGTGAACGACGAAGAACTGAAGGAGGCCGTCCTGTTCGCGCTGTCACAGAACAACGATGTAAACAACGCAGACTTCCTGCTCGAGATCGCCATGAACGCCCGGGAGCCTGTGGAAATGCGGAAGAGCGCGCTGTTCTGGGCGGGTCAGAAGCGGGCACTGCCGCTGAACCGGCTGGGCGAGCTCTACAGCTCCGTGCCCGACCGGGAGATGCGCGAGTCGATCATTTTCGCGATCTCACAGAGGAACGAGCCGGCGGCCGTGGAGCGGCTCATCGAGATCGCACGCACGGAACGTGACGTCGAGCTGCGCAAGACGGCGATATTCTGGCTCGGCCAGAGCAAGGATCCGCGTGCAGTGCGGTTCCTCGGCGAACTGATCAGCGGGTGAGGTGATCATGCGACATGGAATGATGATACTGCTGGCCGGCGCGGCGATGCTCGCGCCGGTCCCCGCCGCCGCGCAGAGCCTGGCAGCGCGTGTGAACGCCGCGCCTGCCGATGCGACGGTGCGCTTCACCTTCGAGTCCCGCCCGGGTGTGTGTGGGAACGGAGAGAACATCAGCATGCGCCGTGACTCGGACGACGCCGTGATGGTGCGCGGGCGCACGTACTCCGGGTGGAAGGAAGAATGCACCGAGGGGCCTGTGCAGATGGAGATCAGGCGGTCGGGGAATCGGATCACGGATGCACGTGCACGTGTGGGCGGCGACCCGCGTACCGGCGGCACGGATCTGGGCGTGGTCGACCCGGAGGCCGCCGTGACGTTCCTTCTGTCCGGCGATGTGCTCACAGCGGCGGAATCGCGTGCAAGCGACCGCCTGGTGTTCGCGGCCGTGCTCGCCAATGCGGAGAGCTGGCCCGGCCTGCTGCGCGTGGCACGTATGCGTGACCTGCCTTCGAGCGCCCGCAAGAGCGCCGTGTTCTGGCTCGCTCAGGCCGCCGGTGACCGGGCGACGGAGGGTCTCACGTCCATCGTCGGGGACGACTCGGACGAGATCGAGGTGCGAAAGCAGGCTGTGTTCGCACTGTCACAGATCCGGTCCGATGATACTCTCGATGCGCTGATGGCGATCGCACGCACGAACGCGGAGCCCGAGCTCCGCAGGAACGCCATGTTCTGGCTGGGGCAGAGCGATGACCCGCGCGTGATCGCGTTCTTCGAGGAGATCCTGCGAGACTGAGGAACGGCCGTATTCACCACTGAGCACACAGAGCACACAGAGGATCACTTGCAGCGCAGGTGCCGTGCGCGGTTCGATCATTCGTCTCTGTGTGCTCCGTGTGCTCTGTGGTGCTACTGCTTGTTGCGCTTGATTCTGCCCCAGGTCACGGCACCCGCTCGTGCACGCGAACGATCGGCACCCCGTTCCCGTCCTCGATGGATCGATCGAAGTAGTTCCAGTTCACCAGGCCGTCATCGGAGCGCGGCTCGAGCAGAGTGAAGATCAGGCGCGCGAGCGGCTGGTCCATCGACACGACAACCGCATCGGTACCTGCGGGGACCGTGGCGACAGTCCACGCGCCGTGCACCGTACGTTCGCTATGGCCCTGGAACTCGCGCGCCGCCGTTGTCGTGGAATCGACGCGGAACGTCTCGCCGCGGATCTCTCGCTGCTCACCGAGGCGCCGCCACTGAACGCCGTGCGCGTCCAGGTTTGCGAGCACCGGGGCCGGCGCCTCGAGCAGGATGTACGTCGCAGGCGCCACCTCGGACTCGGTCGCCGCAAACGTGCCGTACTCGGGCATGCGCTCCGGCCGCCGCGTATCCGTGCGCCGCAGGATCGTCGCGCCGCTGTACGGATTCCGCTCCTGCACCACGTCACCCATCAGGATCTCGACGGGCTCCGCCGACCGTTCGTACGTGGCGCGGAGCGCGAGCCGCTCACCGATCACCGGAGCACTGGAGGCATCCGCGACGGTCGTGCGAATGCGTGCTGCGTTCGCGTGGGCGTAATCGAGGATCTCACCGAGGAACCGGCTGGTGGCAGTGATGCGGTCCTGGAATGTCGCGTACGAGTAGGCCTCGCTCAGGATCGCGATGCGGTTACGCAAACCGACGTAATTATTGTTGAAGCGGGGGCGGTGATCGAACGTGTACCAGCCGCGCTCGTCGCCCTGACCCTGCAGGTTCCCGTAATAGTAGAAGTCCCAGCCATGCTTCTCGCGCACGTTGCGTGTGGCCTGCGGCAGCCAGTCCTCCCGCAGCAGAGAGATGATGACCGGATGCGTGTTCGGATGGAGTGGCGGCGAGTACGTGAGATAGTACGCGTGGCGCGTCCCGTTCGTCGTGTGCAGATCGACGCCGACGTGCGGATCGTAGCGCGTCAGCATCTGCACGAGGGAGCGCGCTTCCGGCGAGTCGAGCTTCATGTGGTCGCGGTTGAGGTCGTAGCCCTGCGCGTTCGGCCGCTGACCCATCCCGCCGACCGGGCCGTGCTGGGCAGGCCGGTTCGTCAGCAGCACGCGCTCGTTGCCGTCCGCGTTGTAGATCGGCGCGATGAGGAGCACGAGCGAGTCCAGCAGCTGCTGGTGGCGACCCTGAGCGATCTCACGCAACAGCATGAGCAGCGATTCCTTGCCCTCCACTTCCCCCGCGTGGATGTTGCCCTGCAGATACAGGACGGTCTTTCCGCTCGCGCGCACGGCCTCCGGACTCGAGTCGGGCAGTCGGCCGACGACGGCGAGGGGCAGTGCACGACCCTCGAGCGTGTAGCCGAACGTGTCGAGCTGAATCACCGGCGACGCCGCTGCAACCGTCTTCATCCATGTGACGACGTCCGCGTAACGTGTCGTTTCCTGGTAGTCCGTGCTCTCGGGCGCGGTCCTGAGCGCAGCCACTGGATCGGCCGCCGCCGAGCCCTGCGCGGCGAGCGGTGCAGCACCCGCAGTCGCGCACATGGCCAGCACCGCCAGCCGGCGCAGCCCTCCATCCCACCCCATCCCCCGGTTCGTCATTTCTCGCCTTTCGTTTCCGGATCCAGCGTGAGTGATGCGGAATTGACGCAGTAGCGCAGCCCCGTCGGGCCGGGGCCGTCGGGGAAGACGTGGCCGAGATGCGCCTCGCACGTCGCGCACATCACTTCCGTGCGCCGCATGCCGTGGCTGCGATCCTCTTCCGTGTCCACGTTCGTTTCGTCGATCGGCGCATAGAAGCTCGGCCAGCCGGAGCCGGAGTCGTACTTCGTGTCCGATCTGAAGAGCGGCGTGCCGCACGCGGCACAGCGATACACGCCTGGGGTTTTCTCATTCACGTACTCACCGGTGAACGGCGGCTCCGTGCCCTTCTGCCGCATGATGCGATACTGCTCCGGCGTCAGCTCGCGACGCCAGTCGTCGTCCGTTTTTTCGATCCTGCCCATGATTCCGCTCCGGAATGAAGTCGATACGTTCGGGTTCAGAGGTCCCTGCCGGGCGTACGCACTGAACGCGCCGGTCGCCGGGGCCTGCTCATGCCACGAGCTCACCGCGCAGCACGGTCACCGCGTGCCCGGTCAGCTCCACGCGCTCGTCGAGCACGCGCACGCCGACCACACCGGTGCGCGCGGACAGCTGCACGCCACGCAGCTCGTTACGACCGAGCCGCTCCGCCCACCACGGTCCCAGACAGCAGTGTGCGGACCCGGTCACCGGATCCTCATCCACGCCCGAGCGCGGGCCGAACCAGCGCGATACGAAGTCAAACTCGTCGGTGTCGGAGCGCGCCGTTACGATCACGCCGCGCGTCGGCACGGTGGCCAGTCGTGCCATGTCCGGTCGCAGCGCACGTACCTGGGCGGCATCCGCGACCTCGACCAGATAGTCGACGCGATTGCGCGCGAATGCGACCGGCGCGGCGACCTGCAGCGCTTCGAGCAGAGGCACCACCCACGGAACGGTAGTCGCAGGCTCCGCGGGGAAGTCGAGCACGATGAGATCCCCGGCCCGCCGTGCGGTCAGCACGCCACTGCGCGTGTGAAACCGGAGCGTCTCGTTCGCCGCCGCCAGCTCCAACTCCCACAGGACGTGGGCGCTTGCGAGCGTGGCGTGGCCGCACAGGTCGACCTCCACCGCAGGTGTGAACCAGCGCAGCCTCCAGCCCTCGTCGCGCCGCTCCAGGAATGCCGTCTCCGACAGGTTCATCTCCCGCGCAACGGCCGCCATCCAGTCGCCGTCGCGTGGCGCGTCGAGGATGCAGACGGCGGCGGGATTGCCGCGGAACGGCTCTGCCGTGAATGCATCTACCTGTATCAGCCGCACGTCACCTCCAGTCGCACCCGGCACCCCTTCTGCAAACTACGCCGGGGAGCCATACCGGCGTCCCCGCCGGCAGTGCCCCGGCCAACTGCGGGGAAGCCGGCATGTCCATTCGGGCCATCCGGAGAAAGTGGTGCCTGGTCCGGCTGGATGCCAGCGCCCCATCTGGATCCGGCGCCCCGCCTGGATATCAGCGCCCTGCCGGCGACCGCCACGTCCCTGTTGACGAAGGCGGGCACTCCATCGAGCGTTGAGTGACATCACCACCCCCGTTCCAACCATTCCGCCCGTCCCTTTATCTAAGGCTGCAGAATCGATCGGGGGACGACGTTGGGAGCAGCTACACTGACTGAGCAGACGATTGCAGGCGTCGCGGAACTTGACCGCGAGGACGTCCGCCGGGCGCAGGACGGGGATACCGCTGCGTTCGAGCGGGTCTATCGCCGCCACGCGGGGCGCGTCCACTCGCTCTGCAGCAGGATGCTGTCGCCGGAAGAAGCGGATGACCTGACGCAGGATGTCTTCATCCGGGCCTGGCAGAAGCTCTCGCTGTTCCGCGGCGACTCGGCGTTCGGCACGTGGCTCTACCGTCTGGCGGTGAACCTCGTGCTCGCGAAACGACAGACGTTCGCGGCCCGGCGCAGCCGGATCGAGGGGGATGTCGACGTGATTCCGCTGGCCGGGCGCGGTGACCGCCCGGACCTGCGGATGGATGTGGATGCGGCGATCCGGACACTGCCGCGGGGGGCCCGCGACGTGTTCGTGCTGCACGACATAGAAGGCTACACGCACGAAGAGATCGCCGGCATGCTCGAAGTGACGGCCGGCACCTCTAAATCGCAGCTCCACCGCGCGCGGATGAGCCTGCGCCAGTATCTCGGATGAGGAGGGTCAGCATGCACGGCCCATGGATTGAAAGAATATCGGATTCCATCGACGGTGCGCTGGACGCGTCCGGCGAGCAGGCGCTGAGCGCTCACCTCGAGGAGTGCGGGGAGTGCCGTCGCGTCGCACGGGAGCTGCGCAGTGTCGTTGCGGCGGCGCGCGAGGCGCCGGTACTGGAGCCGGCACGGGATCTGTGGCCCGCAATCGCGTCGCAGCTGGGAACCGGCGGGGCGACCGGTGCGCCGCTCGCGAGCTCGGACATCGCTCGCATGTCGGCCGTGACCCCGCTGCGCGACCGGGGGGTGCGGTCACGTCTCGCGCGACGGTTCAGCTTCTCGGCGCCCCAGCTCGCCGCTGCCGCCGTCCTGCTCATGTCGCTGTCCGGCGCGGCCGTGTGGCTGATCGGAAACGGCCCGCAGGCTCAGCCGGTCGCGACGGGCACGATCATTCAGAGCGCGAGCGAGGAGCCGCGCAGCACGCAGCTCACGGCTCTGCCCGCGCCGGCGCCGGAGTACGAGGCGGACGTTGCGGACCTGGAGCGTGCGCTCGAAGAGAACCGTGCGCGCCTGGACCCGGCGACGGTGGATGTGATCGAACGCTCACTCGAGTCGATCGACCGGGCCATCGAGGACGCGCGCACCGCGCTCGCCGCCGACCCCGGCAACCCGTATCTGCACCGCCAGCTGGACAACACGATGCAGAAGAAAATCGCTGTATTGCGACGCGCGGCTGGTGTGCAGCGCGTCCGGAGCTGAAAACGATGCACTGCGACGCGCGGCCGGTGCCCGTGTCCGGAGCTGACATAGAGGAAGCATGATCACGACACTGATGGCAGCGGGCGTACTCGCCCTGGCGGCATCACAACAGCAGATGGACACGACGTTCGCGGTCCGGCCGGGCGGAGAGCTGCGCCTCGAGGCCGTCAATGGCTCCGTGACGATCGACACATGGGACCGCGACGCGATGCGGGTGCGGGCGCGTCATGCCGGCAGCACGGTCATTGAGCTCGAGCGCAGCGGATCGGAAGTGAGCATCGACGCACGGCATCGCGGCATGCCGCAGGCCGTGACATTCCAGGTGACCGTGCCGCGCAATTACCAGCTCGACATCGAGGGCATGAGCCTCCAGATCACGGTCACGGGGCTGCGCGGCTCGGCCACACTCGAGAATGCGCATGGCGCGATCGTCGTGCGTGATGTCACCGGTCACGTCGAGATCGAGTCCGTTTCGGGCGGGGTGACGGTGGAGAATGTGCGCGGCGACATTTCCGTCAGCACGGTGAATCAGGCGATCAGCATCAGCGGCAGTCGCGGTGACATCGATGCGAGTACGGTCAATGGCAGCATTGTGATGCGGAACGTCGACTCGAGCGCGGTCGATGCGTCGACGGTCAACGGGCTGGTGGAGTACTTCGGCACGGTCCACGATGACGGCGACTACTTCCTCGGCACGCACAACGGCCGCATCACCATGGGTATCCCGGAGCGAGCCAACGCCCGTGTCGGGATCGAGGCGCGGAACGGCCGGGTCGAGAGCGATTTTCCCGTCCGCGTCGATGGCGCCCGCGAGGGCGAGCACGGTTTCACGCTCGGTAGCGGCAGCGCCCGCATCGACCTGGAGTCGTACAACGGCACGATCCATCTGGTGCGGCCACGCGGCCGCTGAACGATTTCACGATACACGTTCGAGGACCCAATGAATATGAATCGCATTGCACTGTCCGCCGCCGCGCTCGTCCTGATCGCGACACCGGCGGCGGCACAGCAGGAATGGTCGTGGAATGGCACGGTCGCACCCGGCCGCACGATCGAGGTGAAGGGGGTCAACGGCCCGATTCGCGCCGTCGCCGCGAGCGGCAGCGAAGTGCGTGTCCATGTCACGAAGAAGTCACGTCGCGACAATCCGGAGGATGTCAGAATGGTCGTGCTGGAGCACGCCGGCGGCATCACGATCTGTGCGGTCTATCCGCACCGGCCGAATCGGGAGCCGAACGAGTGTGCAGTCGGCGCGGGCGGGCGCAACAGCGTTCAGAACAACGATGTCAGCGTCGAGTGGGAAGTACAGGTGCCGCGCGGTGTGAACCTGACCGCGCGCACGGTGAACGGCGGCATCGAGGCGACCGGGCTGACTGGCACCACGATCGCCCATACGGTGAACGGCGGCATCGAGATCGAAACGAGTGGTCTGGCGCAGGCTGCGACGATCAACGGGAGCATCGATGCGACGCTCGGCCGCTCGGACTGGGACGATGAGATCGCGTTCACGTCGACGAACGGCTCGGTGGTCGTTGCGTTCACGACCGATCTGAATGCGCGCGTCAATGCGGAAACCGTGACCGGCAGCATCGAGACGGACTTCCCGCTCGAGGTGCGCGGCCGCTTCATGAACCGCAGCCTCTCGGGTACGGTCGGCTCCGGCGGCCGCACACTGTTGCTCGATACGACGAACGGCCGCATCGAGCTGCGTCGGCGCTAGCGGGTGATCAGAACCCGGACTAAGGGGCGACGCTGTCACGGATGAAGCGTATCACCCTCCGGTTGAACTCCTCCGCGTGTCCGCGCGGCAGTGCGTGGGTCCCGCCGCGGACCCACTCGACCGCCGCGTGCGGCATGCGGTGCCGCAGCAGTTCAATGAACTCGGGGCGGCAGACGGGGTCGGCGTCGCCGGCCAGGATGAGGGCGGGACACTGGATACGGGGCAGGCGCGCCGGCAGCTCGTCGCGGCTGTGGCGCAGCCACGTGCCGATGTAGCGTGCTGGCGACGCACTGACATACTCCCGTGCGACTGCGGCAATGACCGAAGCGGACGTCCGCCTCGCTTCCACTGCGAGTCCCCAGGCCTGACGAAGCAGCTCGAAACGGCCGGGTGCCCCGGTCGGTCCCACGAGCACCAGGGCCGCGGCGAGGTCCGGCCGCCGCTCGGCGACCTGCACAATCGCCTGCGCGCCCAGACTGTGACCGATGAATACCGCCCGCCGGATCCCGAGCGCCCGTGCGAGCTCGATCAGGAACGCGGCGCTGTCGGCAGGGCGGAGCCCGGTGTGCGGCCCCGGGGTCTCACCCCAGCCGGGCAGGTCGGGCACGATCAGATGGATCCCGGCCGCGGCGAACGCCGCGTAACTCTCCTTGTAGAACCGGCTCGTCAGGCCGAGTCCCGCGGTCACTATCGCGGTGATGCCAGAACCAGCCTCCCGGTAGGATGCGACGCCACCACTGAATTCCACGAGACCGCGCCGGGCACTCACGCGTCGAGAAACTCCAGCAGCACGCGGTTGAACTCCACCGGCCGGTCCGCCATCGGGTTGTGGGCCGCGTCGCGCAGCACGACCAGGCGGGCGCCCGCGATCCGCTCGAACATGGCGCGCCCGTGCTTCAGCGGTACGACCGGGTCCAGCTCACCCCAGATGAGCAGGGTCGGGCAGGAGATCAGGGGCAGGAGGGGCGTGACGTCGTCGCCGAGGAGGTGTCGCGCCGCGAGCAGAAGCGCGCGCGGTCCCGCGCGCAGGGCGTCCGCGGCGATCGTCGGCACGAATGCGGGCTTGCCCCAGCTGCGCGGCGGCAGCGCCCGGGCGACGAACCGGCCGGCGTCGCGCAGCGACCATTCGCGTGGCAGGCCGGAAGCGCTCACGAGCACGAGCCGGTCGGGCATGTGGTGCTGGGCGGCGATGTGCAGCGCGATCTGCCCGCCCATCGAGTGGCCGACCAGTGCGATGTCCGTCAGTCCCATCTCCACCAGCCACTGCGCCATCACGTCCGCCAGCTCGGGTACATCCGGCTGCCGGCCCGGCCGTCGGCTGCCGCCGAATCCGACCAGCTCCGGCACGTGTACCGAGTAGCGTCGCGCCAGCGCTGGCGTCGTAAAGCGCCACCACCGGCACGAGCCGGAGAGCCCGTGCAGCAGGACCACAGGTGGCCCTGCACCCAGGTGCTCCGACTGTATCCTGAACTCGCCGATCCGGGTCTGCCTCATTTCGGGCCGTTCCACAGCATCTCCTTTCCGCGGTGGCAGTACGCAGGTCCGCGGCCACACCATGCGAAAGGCTTGGACTCCACGCCCCTCAGGGCTATACTTACTGGCTGTAATGCTTATCAGCGGCCGCGGCCGCATGAACCCCATAGAAAGGTGTAACGGAAGCATGGAAGGAGGACGCCCGTTGGCGCGCAAGAAGCGTGAGAATCGGAAGAGTCGTACCGCCCCCCGTAACAACGCAGCCCCACCGACAGTACTCGATCGTGCGCGCGATGAGCTGTTCAGCGCAATCCGCCAGTGCGGAGTGCTCGGCGCAGAGCGCGATGAGCAGCTGGAATGGATGGAGGAGACGCTCGGCTTCATGAGAGAGCGCCACCCGGAGCTTGGCGCGCCGGAGCTGTCGCAGCTTCGCGAGGCCGGGCTGCGGTTCTGTCAGCCGGTCATCCCGCACGGGCGGGAGCACACGGCCCTCGCGCACGAGGACGCGAACGCGGCGTGAGCCGCTGCGTGCGGCTGCCCGGCCGGGCGGTCGCACGCGACTCTGAAACCCTGCCATGGACCCCGCCAGTACAACTCTGAAACTGTTCGCCGTGCTGGCGCTGATCGCCATCAACGCCTTTTTCGTCGCGGCAGAATTCGCGCTGATCTCATCGCGCCGTTCGCGGGTCGAGCCGCTCGCGCGCTCGGGGCATCGCGGTGCCCGGCGGGTGCTCGCGGCGATGGAGTCGCCCGAAAACGTCATCGCCGCTGCCCAGCTGGGCATCGTGCTGGCCACGATCGCCATCGGCTGGATCGCGCAGAGCGCCGTCTACGACGTCGTCCATCCCCGGATCGCTGCGTGGGGCGTCACCGGGCTGCGGGGTGAAGCGCCGCTGAGCCACGTTCTGGCAGCGGCCGTTACGCTCGTGATCGTGGTGTTCATCCATGTCGTGCTCGGCGAGCAGGTGCCGAAGCTGCTCGCGACACAGGATCCGGAGCGCATCGCTTTCCGGACGACCCGTCCGACGCAGTGGTTCGGCATCGTGCTCTCGCCGCTGATCCGGCTCGCTTCCTTCTCGGCGAGCGCGGTCGTGCGTCTGATGGGTGGGCGGCCGAGCGAGCTGCCGTCGATGGCGGACACGCGCGATGAGATCAGGCACCTGGTGGAGCAGAGTCACCAGGAGGGGTCGGCGGAATCCGACCAGGAGCAGATGCTGCTGGGCGTGATCCAGTTCCGCGACACCTTGGCCAGGGAGGTCATGACGCCCCGCCGCGACATCATCGCACTGCCGGTCACCGCGACGCTGGCCGACACACTGGCGCTCGCGATGGAGGAAGGCCATTCCCGGATGCCGGTGTACGCGGAATCGATCGATGACATCATCGGCATCCTGCTCGTGAAGGACCTGCTCACGCAGCTGACGATGGACAGCGCCGCCGCCGAGGACTTCGACCTGACGAAGGTCGTGCGCGAGCCGTACTTCGTGCCGGACACGAAGCGGATCGGCGAGCTGCTGCCGGAGCTGCGTACGAAGAGCGTGCACATGGCGATCGTGCTGGACGAATTCGGCGGCACGGACGGCCTGGTGACGCTCGAGGACATGCTCGAGGAGATCGTCGGCGACATTTACGACGAGCATGATGTCCCGGAGGAGGAAACCGACTTCGAGGTCACCGAGTCGGGCGACGTGCTGATCGATGGCAGCGCCAGCATCTTCGACGTGAACGAGCACTTCGGCCTGTCACTGCCGGAACAGGACTACGACACGATCGGGGGCTTCATCTTCGGTGAGCTGGGCCGTGTACCGGTGGCGGGCGACATGGTCGCGATCCCCGGCGCGCGTGAGCTGCGCGTCCAGGAAGTCGAGGAGCGGCGGGTCACGCGCGTGCTGCTCGTGCCGCTCGCGACATCGAACCGCGACGATGCGGCCGCGAGCGAGGCTGCCGACTCGTGACGCGGACCATCCTGCTGGTCGATGATGACGCAGAGGTACTGCGCATGCTCGGGAGCTTCTTCGAGAAGAAGGGCTGGGCCGTGCAGCGGGCGGCCGAGGCGAGCGGCGCCCTGGAGCTGTACGAACGCGACCGCGCCGATCTCGTCCTGCTCGACATCGGCCTGCCCGGTATGAGCGGGCTGCATCTGCTGGAGGTGGTGTGCGCACGCGATCCGGATGCGACCGTGATCATGCTCACCGGCCAGGCGGACGTGCAGACGGCCGTGGAGGCGATGCGGCTGGGCGCGGAGAATTTCCTGA
This genomic window from Longimicrobiales bacterium contains:
- a CDS encoding HEAT repeat domain-containing protein, translating into MHAIVLALAVASAAPYQVPVPAPAPAPLPTPVSLPAIAALPAVEVLPARVAFASLEALASLEALEAIPTLGPLDAFEGLSALGRLRDVERRLPPEGWLPQDPADSLWRAAREALDDGDPRRAAELYRRLRTERRFASSSYRSHAYYWEAYARHRVGGASELRSALATLEGLRRTYPRFENMVEVERLQTRITGDLAGTGDPAAATRQAEQARRAAAPSGQQCPDQETRVTVVESLITMSSAQAMPLLKQVMANRNACNAPLREKAVFIISQKGSSEAEDLLLDAARNDPDPKVREQAVFWLSQVNSEKSLVAIEEILRTATDEKLMEQAVFAVSQHRSARAAQMLRDIARRSNAPTEARKNAIFWLGQSRGSDVNTFMRELYGSVNDEELKEAVLFALSQNNDVNNADFLLEIAMNAREPVEMRKSALFWAGQKRALPLNRLGELYSSVPDREMRESIIFAISQRNEPAAVERLIEIARTERDVELRKTAIFWLGQSKDPRAVRFLGELISG
- a CDS encoding HEAT repeat domain-containing protein; this translates as MRHGMMILLAGAAMLAPVPAAAQSLAARVNAAPADATVRFTFESRPGVCGNGENISMRRDSDDAVMVRGRTYSGWKEECTEGPVQMEIRRSGNRITDARARVGGDPRTGGTDLGVVDPEAAVTFLLSGDVLTAAESRASDRLVFAAVLANAESWPGLLRVARMRDLPSSARKSAVFWLAQAAGDRATEGLTSIVGDDSDEIEVRKQAVFALSQIRSDDTLDALMAIARTNAEPELRRNAMFWLGQSDDPRVIAFFEEILRD
- a CDS encoding M14 family metallopeptidase; the encoded protein is MTNRGMGWDGGLRRLAVLAMCATAGAAPLAAQGSAAADPVAALRTAPESTDYQETTRYADVVTWMKTVAAASPVIQLDTFGYTLEGRALPLAVVGRLPDSSPEAVRASGKTVLYLQGNIHAGEVEGKESLLMLLREIAQGRHQQLLDSLVLLIAPIYNADGNERVLLTNRPAQHGPVGGMGQRPNAQGYDLNRDHMKLDSPEARSLVQMLTRYDPHVGVDLHTTNGTRHAYYLTYSPPLHPNTHPVIISLLREDWLPQATRNVREKHGWDFYYYGNLQGQGDERGWYTFDHRPRFNNNYVGLRNRIAILSEAYSYATFQDRITATSRFLGEILDYAHANAARIRTTVADASSAPVIGERLALRATYERSAEPVEILMGDVVQERNPYSGATILRRTDTRRPERMPEYGTFAATESEVAPATYILLEAPAPVLANLDAHGVQWRRLGEQREIRGETFRVDSTTTAAREFQGHSERTVHGAWTVATVPAGTDAVVVSMDQPLARLIFTLLEPRSDDGLVNWNYFDRSIEDGNGVPIVRVHERVP
- the msrB gene encoding peptide-methionine (R)-S-oxide reductase MsrB, whose translation is MGRIEKTDDDWRRELTPEQYRIMRQKGTEPPFTGEYVNEKTPGVYRCAACGTPLFRSDTKYDSGSGWPSFYAPIDETNVDTEEDRSHGMRRTEVMCATCEAHLGHVFPDGPGPTGLRYCVNSASLTLDPETKGEK
- a CDS encoding PhzF family phenazine biosynthesis protein — protein: MRLIQVDAFTAEPFRGNPAAVCILDAPRDGDWMAAVAREMNLSETAFLERRDEGWRLRWFTPAVEVDLCGHATLASAHVLWELELAAANETLRFHTRSGVLTARRAGDLIVLDFPAEPATTVPWVVPLLEALQVAAPVAFARNRVDYLVEVADAAQVRALRPDMARLATVPTRGVIVTARSDTDEFDFVSRWFGPRSGVDEDPVTGSAHCCLGPWWAERLGRNELRGVQLSARTGVVGVRVLDERVELTGHAVTVLRGELVA
- a CDS encoding sigma-70 family RNA polymerase sigma factor, whose product is MGAATLTEQTIAGVAELDREDVRRAQDGDTAAFERVYRRHAGRVHSLCSRMLSPEEADDLTQDVFIRAWQKLSLFRGDSAFGTWLYRLAVNLVLAKRQTFAARRSRIEGDVDVIPLAGRGDRPDLRMDVDAAIRTLPRGARDVFVLHDIEGYTHEEIAGMLEVTAGTSKSQLHRARMSLRQYLG
- a CDS encoding zf-HC2 domain-containing protein produces the protein MHGPWIERISDSIDGALDASGEQALSAHLEECGECRRVARELRSVVAAAREAPVLEPARDLWPAIASQLGTGGATGAPLASSDIARMSAVTPLRDRGVRSRLARRFSFSAPQLAAAAVLLMSLSGAAVWLIGNGPQAQPVATGTIIQSASEEPRSTQLTALPAPAPEYEADVADLERALEENRARLDPATVDVIERSLESIDRAIEDARTALAADPGNPYLHRQLDNTMQKKIAVLRRAAGVQRVRS
- a CDS encoding DUF4097 family beta strand repeat-containing protein is translated as MITTLMAAGVLALAASQQQMDTTFAVRPGGELRLEAVNGSVTIDTWDRDAMRVRARHAGSTVIELERSGSEVSIDARHRGMPQAVTFQVTVPRNYQLDIEGMSLQITVTGLRGSATLENAHGAIVVRDVTGHVEIESVSGGVTVENVRGDISVSTVNQAISISGSRGDIDASTVNGSIVMRNVDSSAVDASTVNGLVEYFGTVHDDGDYFLGTHNGRITMGIPERANARVGIEARNGRVESDFPVRVDGAREGEHGFTLGSGSARIDLESYNGTIHLVRPRGR
- a CDS encoding alpha/beta hydrolase, with product MSARRGLVEFSGGVASYREAGSGITAIVTAGLGLTSRFYKESYAAFAAAGIHLIVPDLPGWGETPGPHTGLRPADSAAFLIELARALGIRRAVFIGHSLGAQAIVQVAERRPDLAAALVLVGPTGAPGRFELLRQAWGLAVEARRTSASVIAAVAREYVSASPARYIGTWLRHSRDELPARLPRIQCPALILAGDADPVCRPEFIELLRHRMPHAAVEWVRGGTHALPRGHAEEFNRRVIRFIRDSVAP
- a CDS encoding alpha/beta hydrolase, giving the protein MRQTRIGEFRIQSEHLGAGPPVVLLHGLSGSCRWWRFTTPALARRYSVHVPELVGFGGSRRPGRQPDVPELADVMAQWLVEMGLTDIALVGHSMGGQIALHIAAQHHMPDRLVLVSASGLPREWSLRDAGRFVARALPPRSWGKPAFVPTIAADALRAGPRALLLAARHLLGDDVTPLLPLISCPTLLIWGELDPVVPLKHGRAMFERIAGARLVVLRDAAHNPMADRPVEFNRVLLEFLDA